DNA sequence from the Roseibium sp. HPY-6 genome:
TGCCAAGCTGGCAACAGCCATGGGCTACAAGGGCTTCGATTGGAAAAACTCCAACGAGGTGCTTGAGGAAGGGGCTCGCTTCTCAAGAGGAAGCCGCAAGGACTTCTTCAACGTCAAGGTCGTCGCACAGCGCGAAGGCAAGACGTTGCACGAGAAGTTCGCCGAATTCGGTACCAACGGCATCCAGGGTCCGGTCCTTCTGCAGGACGACGGAACGCTGGTCGGCACCAAGCGTCTGCATGACACGCAACGTGAATTGCCCGCAGACGGGCCGTCCGGCGCCAACCGCCTCGGCAAGAAGTTGACGCACTTCAACTCGCAGACCGGCAAATGCAACATCCAGAAGTCTCCATGGAGCCTGTTCTCCGACTACTGGGCATGGTTGAAGCCGAAAGACGACGAGTTGTGGGTCACCTCAGGCCGCATCAACGAACGCTGGCAGTCCGGTTATGATGACCGCCGCCGTCCTTACATCGTTCAGCGCTGGCCGGAGAACTGGGTTGAGATCCATCCTGACGACGCTGCCGCCAGAGGCATAGAGAACGGTGACTACGTCATGCTCTATTCCGACCGGATCCCGGTTCAAAAGGATACGATCATCGGCGTGGAAGGCGACGACTTCCAGTTCACCAAGCTGATGGAGCACGGGCATATCGAGCTGACAGAAGCCGCGATAACGGCAGTTGCCATCGTGACACCCGCCGTGAAGAAGGGGCTCCTCTATATGGACTTCCTGCATACGGCGCAGCCCGCGAACGCTCTGTCCGGACGCGTGGTCGACTGGATCAGCGGTAACTACAACTACAAAATGGGTGTTGGCCGGATCCGCAAGATCGGCACGTCCCCCTATAAGACCAGTTACCGTTCCATGTCCTTTGCCCGCCGCGATATTGCGTAAGGGCGAACGGAAAGACTGATCAAGATCAAGGCGGGGACCAATGTTCCCGCCTTAAATTTTGCGGCAAGAAAACGGAACAGGTTCTTCAGACATGACCCTAGACTATTCAGCAGTTCCAGACGCTATCGACACGATCACGCTGGACCAGGACATCCAGGACAACTTGCTGAAAATTGCAGGATCGGGAAGTCCCGCCGAGCAATGCCTGGCCATCAAAGCGATTGGCGCTTGGTCATTTGCATCAGCGCGCGAAGCGCTCCGGGAGGCATTGCGCAATGACGATCCCGATGTTCGCGTCGATGCCTTGCAGGCCTTGGTAAAGCTGGAAGAAAAGAACCTCGGCAAGGACTTCCTGTGGAGCCTTGAGAACGACCCTGTTAGCGAGGCGAAAGTCGAGGCGTTGCAAGGACTTTGCCTGGAAGACCGTGATCTTGCAGAGCCATTGTTGCGCAAGCTGGTTCTGGACAGGTGTGAAGATACTGTCGCCTGGGAAGACGATGTCGCCGACTGGGACGATTGGCTGGATGTCCAGAAGGAAGTCATCAGAACCATAGGCAGGCTTGGTATCGAAGAGGCGGTCGAGGAGCTTCTGTCAGCGGCAAATGATGAATTCGGTCAGGACGTCTGGCGTGAGGTTCTGGAGGCGTTCGCCGGGCTCGGTCGTCCGGGTTTGCTGGCCCTCATAGATGCGGGTCAAAGCCCGGATGTAAGGCAGCGGGAACGCGCCGCCCGGGCCCTGGGAGGGTCCGAAGACGCCATGGCCGTGAAGGCACTGGAAGCCCTGGCGCGGGACGCACAGGAGGACGTCAGGCTCGCAGCCCTTGAGACACTGTTGGAACGTGGAGCGGACCCGAACGATCAGCAGATGATTGATGACGCGTCCGCGAAGATAAGGGCTTTCGCAGCGGCAAAGTCTCCGACGATCGGGACCGATGACCTGATCGGTCTCGCTCTTGCCGACGAGGACAAGTCGGTTCGACTTGCGGCCGTCACACGTCTTGACGGGGAACGGTTGAACGCCAGCCGGACAGCGAAGCTGGTTTCCCACCTGCGGTCGGCAGTGAGAAGCGAGACGGTTGAAATCGTCTGTGCGCTCGTGACCGTGTTGGGTCGAAGCGAACATGAAGACGCACTTGACCTGCTTCTCGACATTCAAAAACACAACTCCAAACCCGAAATCCAGCGTGCGGTTTTATCGACACTCGCGAATTTTGCACGGCCGGAAGTGCTGGAACCGCTCACGGACGGGATAACCTCCAAGAGCCAGTCAGTTCGATTGTCGGCGCTTGCGTCGCTTGCTGATCTTTCCGAAGGCGACGGATCAGTCGCCGACAATGCGGCCGCCATGCTGCTCCTGGCCGCACGCGGAGACCTGGCGCCTGAAGACAGCGAACAGAACAAAGACCAGGACAATGAAAACGAAGAGGAAAAGCAGTTCGGCGCGCGCGCCCGCGACGATGACGGCGGAAGCAAAAACCGCATTGTGCTGGACCGCGAAGGTAACATCGTCCCGCAGGAAGAAACCGAAGAGCCGGTCAGGCTGAGTGACTACCGGAAGCCTGAAGCCACCGATGAGCTTGAAGGAACGCCCGAAGAAACCGACGATCTGCCGGAACCGGTAGAGAACGGTATCGAGCAGGAAGAGACTGCCGAGATTGTCGCCTTTCCGCAAAGCACACTCGCCGCCATCCTTCAGGGTGATGAGGAACAGGCCCAGTTTCAGGAAGAAAAGATCGACCTGTCGGATGAAGACCTCAAGTTTCTCGAGCTGGCGCAGTCGACACTTAAAAAGAAGCGCGTGCGGCCTGACGTTGCTCCGAACACCGCCATCGATATCCGCAGGATTGCGGTCAGGCTCATTGGTGAGCTGACGCACACGGCGTTTACCTCCGTCCTGCTTGAGGCTCTCGAAGCCCGCGATGATGAATTGCGGACCGCGGCGCTGACGTCCCTGTCGCATCGGCACAGCAAAGGCGTTTTGCTGGAGCTATCAGAGTGGGCCCGGATGTCCGAGATGCCGCCAGAAAACCACCCTCCTGCCCGGGCGGCGTATCTTGATCTTCTGTCATGCGCGCCGGCGGATCACGCGCATCCTGTCCTTGAAAACGCGCTTGAGGACGAAGACAACACGGTTCGCGTTGCTGCACTTTGTTCATTTGAAAAAAGGAACGTCGTCCCCGAGCGGATCCCGGCTTTCCTTCGATCGGTAAACCGGGAAACACGGCGCGCGGCGCTCGGGTTCGTTTGCCGCAAGGGTGATCCGGGCATGATCGACGGTCTTGTTGATGCCACGTTTGACGAAAGCGGGGCACTCTGGGCTGAGTTGGCGCTGCTGTTGGGCCGGACAGGGCCAAGCTTTTTCACGGAACGGGTTCTTGAAAAGCTCGATCAGGCTTGTTCAGAGGGCGGTGTGAACCGTCAGATCGCTTTGCAGGTCCTTGCCGCGCTCGGTCGTTCGCAAACGAAAAACTAAGCCCAGACCTGATCCGGATCAGGTAGCGGGATTGCATCAAGAAGCGTCCGCGTATAGTCCGCCTGAGGATCGTCGAAAAGCTCCGCAGTCGGCGCGTTTTCGACAATCTCGCCCTGGTGAAGCACCAGAATGCGCGAGCACAGGCGCCGGATCACCGACAGATCGTGGCTGACAAAGGCAAGCGTGAGCCCAAGCTCGCGCACCAACTGTTCCAGAAGATTGAGAACCTGGGCTTGCGAGGAAACATCAAGCCCTGAAACGATCTCGTCGGCCAGGATGAAATCCGGTTTTAGAGCGATGGCGCGCGCAATGCCGACGCGCTGCCGCTGGCCGCCGGAAAGTTCGTGCGGGTAGCGTGTCTCGAAACTCTTCGGCAAGCCGACCATCTCGAGCGCTTCGCCGACCCTAGCCTTGATGGTGTCGAAACCCTGAAGGCGCAAAGGACCTGCAATGATGCCGCCGACCTGCCGGCGCGGATTGAGCGAGGACATCGGGTCCTGGAAGATCATCTGAAAACGTTTGCGCAAGGGCCGGAGGTCGTCTTCGCTCAGATGCGCAATTTCGGTTTCTTCAAAACGGATCGATCCGCTGTCCGGTTCAAGCAGGCGGATCATCGCGCGGCCAAGCGTCGATTTGCCCGAGCCCGAACCTCCGACTATGCCCAGAACATCACCCCTTGCGACATCGAATGTCAGCCCTTTCAGCACTTGCGTGCGAGGGGCCGCGCCGAACAGCGGTTTTTTGGAAAGGTCCGGAAAAGAGACCTTCAGATCCTGCACTTTGTAAATCTGATCACTCACGGCGGCATTCACCCGTTCAACTGCGCATCGAAGGCGGCCACTTCCCGTTCCACCTCGGCGATGATTGATTCAGGGACCGGCATCAGCGAGCCGTCCGGATCGGTGTATTTGGGTGTCGCTGCCAAGAGCGCGCGAGAGTAGGCGTGCGCAGGCGCTTCGAAAAAGGCACGCACGCTCGTGTCCTCGATCACCTTGCCGGCATAAAGGACCGTCAGCGACTGGCTGACCTTGGATACGACGCCGAGATCGTGGGTTACGAAAAGCAGTGCCGTTTGGTGACGCTCCTGCATCTCCCGGATCAGTTTGAGGATCTGTTTTTGCACCGTCACGTCAAGCGCCGTTGTCGGCTCATCCGCTATGATGAGCTTGGGTTCGGCCGCAAAGGCGGAGGCGATCAGGATGCGCTGACGCATGCCGCCGGATAATTCGTGCGGATAGGATTTCATGACGCGGCCGGGGTCCTGAATGTGCACCTCATCAAGCAGTTCCAGCGCACGCGCTTCGGCCTCCGGCCGTTTCCAGCCCAGAATGTCGACAAGCCGGTCTATGATCTGCGGGCCGATCTTGCGGGACGGATTGAGTGCCGTGAGCGGATCCTGAGGAATCAGGGCGGCCTTTGCGCCGATCCGTTCCCGTCGTGCTTTCGGCGGTAAGGTTAGAAGGTCCTCGCCGTCAAGCAGGATTTTGCCTCCGGTGAGCCGGGCGGCGCGCGGCAGGATACCAAGCACGGCTTTGCCGATCATGCTCTTGCCGGCGCCGCTCTCCCCGACAAGTGCGCGCACCTCGCCGGCCTCTACCTCAAGCGAGACCTTGCGCAGCAGGGGCACGCCGTTTTTCAGCCGGACCGTCAGGTCTTGGATAGCGAGGTAACTCATCGCAGCACCGGATCGAAATAGTCTTTCAGGCCCTCACCGAGTTGGGAAAAGCTGAGCACTGTCAGGAAAAGCGCAAAGAGAGGGAACACAAGCACCCACCACGCCTGGTAGATCGATGTACGCCCCTCTGCGATCATGCCGCCCCAGGTCGGTTGGTCGGTCGAAATGGAAAGATTCACGAAACTCAGGATAGCCTCGACGATCACCGCAATGCCCATTTCCAACGTCAGCAGGGCGACGATCGTGGGCAGCACATTGGGGAGAATTTCGGCAAGCGCAATCCCGAGACGGGTGCGCCCGGCGACCTGCGCCGAGGCCACATAGTCCATCGCGCCCTGGCTCATGGCTTCGGCGCGCACGACCCGGGAGAAGCGCGTCCAGTCGATCACGACGATCGCGATGATGATAGACGTGAGACCGGTGCCCAAAACCGCAATAAGGAGGATCGCAAAGAGGACTGGCGGAAACGCCATCCAGATATCGACCAGTCGAGAGATCACAAGATCAGCCCATCCGCGGTAGTAACCGGCAATCAGCCCGAGCGTCGCGCCAACGAGACAGGTCAGCGTCCCGGCAACGAGCGCGACTGTCAGTGCGAGCCGGGCCCCGTAAAGCATCCGGCTGAGCAGATCGCGTCCAAGTGAGTCCGTCCCCAGAAGATAGGCGGGATCCGCCCCCTGTTCCCAAAAGGGTGGCAGCCGCGCCGCGAACAGATCCTGTTCTAGCGGGTCGTGCGGGCTGATCATCGGCGCAAAGATCGCCGCAAGCACCAGCAGGAGAAGCCAGCCCCCACTCAGCCACAGACGCAGGCCGGGCAACCGGCGGATTTGTCCTCGCGCGTCAGGCATGGCGCAGCCTCGGGTTAAGCGCAGCGTATGTCATGTCCACCAGCAGATTGACGAGTGTAAAGAGCAGCGCGAACACCAGTACGATGCCCTGGATCAGCGGCAGGTCGCGGTTGATCACCGCATCGATGGCCATGTTCCCCAGCCCCTCATAGGAAAACAGGCGTTCGATAATGACCGTGCCGCCGATCAGAAACGTGAATTGAACGCCGATAAGCGTCAGCGTCGGCAGGATCGCGTTCGGCAGGGCGTCACGTGTGATGATCGATGTTTCCGAATACCCCTTGGTGCGCGCAAGCGTGATATAGTCATCGTGCATGCACTCTTTCAGCGATTGCTTTAAGAGCTGCAGAATGATTGCCGCAAGCGGGATCGCGAGCGCGAGCGCAGGCAGCAACATGTGTCCGAGCAGATCGATGACGACGTCGAAACGAAGGCGGACCAAAGCTTCAAGCAAATAGAAGTTGGACTGAAAGTCGAAACCGAGGGAAGGCGATACCCGGCCTGAAATATGGAAGATCGGCCAGACGACACCCAGGACCAGGATCAGTGCTAGCCCCCAGAGGAAATCCGGCAGTGACAGCGCGACGCCGCCGGCAACGTCGATACCGCCCTCGACTTTGGTTCCCCGGTACAAGGTGGCCGTGAGCGCGGCTGCCCCTCCGAGTGCGATCGCGATCAGGAGCGCCATCAGCGAGAGTTCCAGTGTTGCTGGCAACCGTCCGGTCACTAGGTCGAACACGGGTTGGCGGGAGGTGATGGACGTTCCGAAATCCCCTTGCAGCACGTTGACAAGCCAGATCCAGAATTGTTCCGGGATGCTCTTGTCGAGGCCGTAAAGCGTTTTCAGGCGATCGATATCCGCCTCCGTCGCGCCGGGCGGCAGCATCATGGCGATCGGATTGCCCGGAACGATACGGATCACGACAAAAACGATAATGGCCGCCCCTAAAAGAGTGACCAGTGTTGTCGCAAAGCGCGTCAGCAGTGCACGCACGAATGGCATGTGACGAAAATTTACCCTTCAACTCGGACAAAGAGCCGCCGCAGCACCCTAAGGAGCAAGCAAGCTGGGTACTGCGGCGAAGGCGAGCCGGTGTTTCCGGCTTAGGAACGAGTCATCAGATGCGGCAGCAATGCGCCCGATGCATGTGGCGTGACCTTGACCTGATCGCTGTGCAGGATGGGTTGCACATACTGGATCAATGGCAGCACCAGGGCGTTGTCGGCAATGAATTTGTCGACTTCCTTCCAGCCTGCGATGCGCTTGTCTTCGTCTGCCTCACCCCAAAGCGGCAGGATCTTCTGCATGAGATCCTCGCCATCCCAGACGGAGTGCGGGGAGGGGCCGAACATGGCGAAGCCGGTGGAGGTCGTCGGATCGCCGATGGCATTGCCCCAGTTGTAGAAGGCAGCCGGAGCCAGCTGGTCGGCGGCCCGCAACTCGAAGTGCTTGGCGATCTCGTAGACTTCGATTTCAGCCTCGATACCGACTTTGCGCCACAGACCGACGATCACCTGGATTATCTCGTAATCCTTGGGCTTGAACCCGCGTGTCGTCTGGATCTTGAACGTGACCGGATTGTCGGGCCCGTAACCGGACGCGGCCAGAAGCTCCTTGGCCCTTTCCGGATCGTAAGGAACGGTGACCGAGGGATCGTAAGCCGTGTAGTCAGGCGTTTGCAGCGTATCGATGGCAACGCCGTAACCGGACAGCAGCCGCTCGATGATCGTTTCCTTGTCGATTGCATGGGCAAGCGCCATGCGCACATTCGGGTCGTTCATCGGCTCGACATCATTCAAGAAAATCATGCCGATGTCGGAGATCGGGGCTGCGGTGCCGACGATGCCGTCCTGTTCTTTCAGCCGGTCGAACTCTTCATACGGCATTTCCAGAGTGACGTGCGCGTTGCCCGAGCTCACTTCGAACGTGCGGCTGGAAGCATCGGTAACGAACTTGATCGTGACGGTTTTGAACTCCGGCGCTCCGCCCCAGTAGTTCTCGTTGGCTTTCAGGCGCACAAACGCGTTGCGCTCAAAGTTGTCGACCATGTAGGGACCGGTTCCGATCGGGTTTGCCTCAAACCCTTCCGCGCCGACTTCCTCATAGTATTTCTTCGGCAGCACATACCCTGTCAGGAAACTCATCCACTTGAAGATTGTGGGTTCGTATTCCTTGACGTCTGCGGTAACCCGATTGCCGTCGATCTGGAAATTGCCGATCTTGCCCCAGATGAACTGGATCGGGTTGCCGGTGTCCGGATTGCCGGCCCTCTCCAGAGACCAGACGATATCTTCCGGCGTCAGCGGATCGCCATTGTGCCAGGTGACGCCTTCCCTGATGTCCATCCAGATTTGCGTCTTGTCATCGTTCCAGCCCCACTCCGTCACGATGCCCGGGCCAAAGCTCAGGTCGGGGTTCTGGTGGATGAACATGTCAAACACCGACTGGTAGATGCCCTGAATGGTTGGGTTCACCGCGGACGGACCGACCGTCGGATCCCAGCTCGGCAGGTTGACGTTATAGGCGATGACAAGCTCGTCGATGTCGCTTGCAAACGCGGGTGTTCCCACGGCAGTCAGCACCCCGCTGGCGGCCGCACTTTTTAAAAGCGTGCGTCTTGAAACCTTCATTGTCCTGTTCCCCGTTTTTACCAATGTGCCGGACGTGTTTTCGTTGTCGCTAACCGGCGAGCTTTTGCGCGAGAAGATATCCGGGCCCGGCTCCCGTGCCTGCTCCCGGCCAGACGGCAGCACCAGTGTGGAACAGGTTCCCCACTGGTGTGCTTCCGTCGGCAAAGCCGCGAACAGGTCTGAACATGAAATGCTGGCTCAGGTGGTGGCTCCCGCAAATCTGGTCTCCTCCAACCAGGTTCGGGTTGTCAGCCTCCAGCATCGCGGGCGTCACAATATGACGGCCCAGGATTTTTGAGCGTGTTCCAGGCGCATAGCGTTCCAGAATATCCAGAACACGCTCCGCAAACGGTTCTGCCGCTCCGTCCCAGTCCCTTGCGGCGATCTGGCCTGCTGCGTCGCCTTTGATGTCGCCTGGAGCCATCCTGACCTGCAGCCAGAGCACATGTTTGCCTTCCGGCGCGCGGCTTGGGTCGACCACCGTCGGCTGACCGCATACGATCACCGGCTCATCAGGCAGGAGGCCGGCCTGCGCCTGCGCATAGGTCCGGGCCATCTGGTCGACATCGGGCGCAAGGTGGACATAGGCGAATTTCTTGAGCTCCTCGCCGGCCTGCCAATCTGGCAGGTCATCGACCGCCAGATGGATCATCATCGTCCCCGGTGCATGGGCGAACTTCTTGAGCCCGGTATCGTAGCGGGCATCCCCGGTCTCTCCGGCGAGTTTTAAAAGAGCCTTTGGCGCGACATTCGCGATGACGGCATTGCGCGCCATGATCTTGCGTCCGTCGGCAAGCTCAATGCCTTTCGCATCGCCGTTTTCGACCAGTATCCGGGTCACTTCCGCGTTGCAGGTCACCGATCCGCCGCGTTTTTCGAGGGTAGCGGTCAATGCCGTGATCGCGGAACCCGCTCCGCCTTGTCCGAGCACCATGCCGAACGCCTGGTTCGCCATACCTTCCAGATAAGGAAACAGCGCGCCGCCCGCGATATCGGGCGCAAAATCCAGATGCATGCCCCAGGCGCCGAGCAGCGCACGTACTTTCGGTGAAACGAAGGTCTCGTTCAGCCAGGCGCGCGGTGATGACATCAGGAAGCGCGTCAGATCGAGCACGCCACCCGCGCCCGACTTTCGCCACTCCTTGTAGAGGATATATGCAAATGCACGTTTTTTTGCAGGAGAGCCAAGCAGTCCGACGAGTGGGTCTGCCATGGCTGGAAATGCACTGGTCAGATCGCGCCAGGCCTTGGCATCGTCTGCATTGACAACTTCGATGCGTTTGGCAGTCGTCTCAAGATCGTTGCTGACGCCTAGCCAGGTTCCGTCTGGAAACACGGAGGAAAAACAATCGGATGCGGGCGCGAAACTCAATCCGTTCTGCCCCAGCTCATCGCCGTATTGCTTGAAGAAGGCTGATCCCGCAAACAGGGAGAGGTTCATCGCCGCCCAGTCGTGACGAAACCCGGGAAGCGTGTATTCGCCGGTCTTGACCGCGCCACCCGGCTCTGCTGCACGCTCGAAAACGCCAACCTGCCAGCCCTGCGCAGCCAGATGAACGGCGCAGGCCAGACTGTTGTGTCCGCTGCCGATGATCACGCCGTCCAGAGTTTCATCCATCGCGCAAGTCCTTGTCCCCCTCGAAATAGATAATTGCAAATACAACTAAATCTGTCTAGCATTCAATTGAGATAACAAGCCGACGGGCCACGAGGCAAAGAGGGAGCGTGAGATGTCAGCAGGAAATGCACTCGGTGAACTGGGGTCGAAGATCCTGTCCGGTGAAGTGGAAGTGGTGGATTGCACGGGCGTATTGGGACCCAACACGCCGATCATCCAACTGCCGCCTGATTTTGCCAAGAACACGCCGAAGGTCGAAATTCACAAGATCAGTGAGTACGATTCCGACGGGCCGTTTTTCGCCTGGAACTGGATGGTCCTCGGAGAGCATTCCGGAACGCATTTCGATGCTCCGCACCACTGGATCACCGGCAAGGATTATGAGGACGGTTTTACCGACACACTGAACGTTCAGCGCCTCGTTGCACCGGTCAACGTGATCGACTGTTCAAAAGAAAGTGCGGAAAACGCCGACTTTCTGCTGACGGCCGATCTGATCAAGGCCTGGGAAGCCGAGCACGGCGAGATCGGCGCCGGCGAGTGGGTGCTGATGCGTACCGATTGGGACAATCGCGCGCATGACGAAGACCTGTTCCTGAACACTGACGAAACCGGTCCGCACAGCCCGGGACCGACACCCGATGCGATCGAATATCTGTTGTCCAAGAAGATTGTGGGCTGGGGCACGCAGTGTATTGGCACCGATGCGGGACAGGCCGGTGGCATGGAGCCACCCTATCCTGCACACAACCTGTTGCACCGGGACAATTGCTTCGGACTTGCCTCGCTTGCCAACCTGAGCAAGCTGCCTGCGAAAGGCGCGATCCTCATTGCCGCGCCTTTGAAGATCGAGCGGGGCACCGGCAGCCCGATCCGCGCACTGGCGCTGGTTCCGCGGGGCTGAGGTCAAGCCGTGTCCGCACCGCATGTGATCATCGGATCAGGTATCAACGCGCTTGTCGCGGCGGCTTTGCTGTCGCGCAAGGGCGAGCCTGTCCTGATGCTGGAACGCTCGGAGCATCTGGGCGGGTGCATGCGGACCGAAGAGATAACCTTGCCTGGCTTCCATCACGACGTGATGGCAGCCACATTCGTTCTGTTTCTGACCTCACCGGCCTATGGGGAACTTGCCGATGATCTCGGGCGTCATGGCCTGGAGTTTTGCCACACGGCAAAACCGACCGCCGTATTGCGGCCGGGTGGTCAGGCTGCCGTCCTGACGATGGACCGCGCGGCAAATGTCGCTGCTTTCGACGGTCTGGAAGCAGGGGACGGGAAGCAGCATGAGAAGGACGTGTCGGAAATAGAAGCCGATGCGGAGTTTCTGTTCGCGCTTTTGGGAAGCCCGCTCTGGTCTGGCAAGATGGCACGGCTTATGGCGAAGCAGGCCTGGAATCGTGGGCTGAACGGACTGAAGACATGGTTCGGCGAAGCTTTGCAACCCGCGCGCGCCTGGTTGGAACATGGCTACGGCAGCGAGACGGTGCAGGCGCTTTGGGCGCCTTGGGTGCTGCACACCGGCCTGACACCGGAAAGCACCTATTCAGGACAGATGGGCCGCGTGATCGCATTCGCGCTTGAAGCGGCCGGCGCGCCGGTTGCAAAAGGCGGATCCGGAGCGGTGCCCGAAGTGTTTCGAAAACTGATCGAGGAAAAGGGCGGCAAGATCCGCACCGGCGTCGATGTTGCGCGTATCCGCGTGAAGGACGGCAAGGCCGTCGGCATAGATACCGCAGACGGTGAAAGCATCAAGGCGCAATCCGTCATTGCATCGGTAACGCCAACCCAGCTTCACCAAAGGTTGCTCGGCGACGAAGCTGTACCGGCCCACGCCGAGCGGTACCGGTACGGCCGTGGGAATTTTCAGTTGCACTATGCGCTGAGCGGTCAGCCGGAATGGATCGCTGACGGTCTCGAAGATGTCGCGCTCATTCACCTCACCGATGGCATTGACGGTGTGTCGAAATCTTCCAACGAAGCAGAGCGCGGCCTTCTACCCGAAACGCCGACAATATGTGTCGGTCAGCCGCACAGGCTGGATCCGTCACGCGTGCCGGAGGGGAGTGGCATATTGTGGCTGCAAATTCCCGATGCACCGCGTGTCGTCAAGGGCGACGCCGCCGGCAAGCTGGAAACCGGACCGGACTGGTCCGAGGCGACGAGGGAAGCATTCGCCGACAGGGTTGAGGCAATTCTCCAAAAGCACATCAGGAATTTCGATCAGATCAAGCTTGCCCGGAAGGCCTATTCGCCGGCGGATCTTGGCAACATGAACATCAACCTCGTCGGCGGGGATCCCTATGGCGGTGCCTGCAGCATCGACCAGTTTTTCGTCTGGCGCCCGTTCACCCATTCCGTTAACAGCGCCACCACAATCGCGAACCTTCACATGATCGGCGCATCGACCCATCCGGGTCCGGGCCTGGGGGGAGGCTCCGGCTACAATCTGGCGAAAAGGATGGGCGCATGAAGAACGAAGACGGGCTGGAGCTTATGGAGCAGAACGCTCGGGTCCCGCGCCTCGGCGAAATCGGCCTGGAGAATTTTCCGCCCTACCTGATGAACCGCATCATGGGGCGCTATAACGCCGCTTTGCGCGACGAAATGGCCAAACTGGGGCTGACTACGCCGAAAATGCGGGCGCTCGCGGTTCTGTCCGTGCTCGACGGGATCCTGATCCGCGATTTGTCGGTCTATGCGGTTGTTGAAACTTCGACGCTCAGCCGCGCCCTGGATGCACTGGAACGCGATGGACTGGTGGAGCGCGTGACCGACAGTGAGGACAGTCGCGCAGTGCGGATTCACATGACGACAAAGGGGCGCCAAACGCACGAACTGCTTTGGCCCCATCTGGCAACCGCCTATCAGGAAATGTTCCGCGGGATCAGCGATGCCGACCAGAGGACCTTTGTCGCAACGCTGCAGACCATTTTGAAAAACATTCGCAAGCATCCGATTTAGCACCTTGAGAACTGCGTAGGGAGGAGCCGATGGCCGAGAGGTCGTTCAAGGCTGAGGTAGAGCATCTTCGCAAAGGGTCTGGAGACGTTTTCACGGGCGAGGGAATTCTCGCGCTGACCAAGGCCCTTTTGGAAAACGGTGTCGGATATGTCGGCGGCTACCAGGGTGCGCCGATTTCCCATCTGATGGACGTTCTGGCAGACGCCCAGGATCTCATGGGCGAGCTCGGTGTCCGCTTCGAGGCGAATGCCTCGGAAGCCGCCGCCGCCGCCATGCTCGCAGCCTCGGTGCACTATCCCATACGCGGCGCGGTGACGTTC
Encoded proteins:
- a CDS encoding HEAT repeat domain-containing protein, with translation MTLDYSAVPDAIDTITLDQDIQDNLLKIAGSGSPAEQCLAIKAIGAWSFASAREALREALRNDDPDVRVDALQALVKLEEKNLGKDFLWSLENDPVSEAKVEALQGLCLEDRDLAEPLLRKLVLDRCEDTVAWEDDVADWDDWLDVQKEVIRTIGRLGIEEAVEELLSAANDEFGQDVWREVLEAFAGLGRPGLLALIDAGQSPDVRQRERAARALGGSEDAMAVKALEALARDAQEDVRLAALETLLERGADPNDQQMIDDASAKIRAFAAAKSPTIGTDDLIGLALADEDKSVRLAAVTRLDGERLNASRTAKLVSHLRSAVRSETVEIVCALVTVLGRSEHEDALDLLLDIQKHNSKPEIQRAVLSTLANFARPEVLEPLTDGITSKSQSVRLSALASLADLSEGDGSVADNAAAMLLLAARGDLAPEDSEQNKDQDNENEEEKQFGARARDDDGGSKNRIVLDREGNIVPQEETEEPVRLSDYRKPEATDELEGTPEETDDLPEPVENGIEQEETAEIVAFPQSTLAAILQGDEEQAQFQEEKIDLSDEDLKFLELAQSTLKKKRVRPDVAPNTAIDIRRIAVRLIGELTHTAFTSVLLEALEARDDELRTAALTSLSHRHSKGVLLELSEWARMSEMPPENHPPARAAYLDLLSCAPADHAHPVLENALEDEDNTVRVAALCSFEKRNVVPERIPAFLRSVNRETRRAALGFVCRKGDPGMIDGLVDATFDESGALWAELALLLGRTGPSFFTERVLEKLDQACSEGGVNRQIALQVLAALGRSQTKN
- a CDS encoding ATP-binding cassette domain-containing protein — translated: MSDQIYKVQDLKVSFPDLSKKPLFGAAPRTQVLKGLTFDVARGDVLGIVGGSGSGKSTLGRAMIRLLEPDSGSIRFEETEIAHLSEDDLRPLRKRFQMIFQDPMSSLNPRRQVGGIIAGPLRLQGFDTIKARVGEALEMVGLPKSFETRYPHELSGGQRQRVGIARAIALKPDFILADEIVSGLDVSSQAQVLNLLEQLVRELGLTLAFVSHDLSVIRRLCSRILVLHQGEIVENAPTAELFDDPQADYTRTLLDAIPLPDPDQVWA
- a CDS encoding ABC transporter ATP-binding protein, with the protein product MSYLAIQDLTVRLKNGVPLLRKVSLEVEAGEVRALVGESGAGKSMIGKAVLGILPRAARLTGGKILLDGEDLLTLPPKARRERIGAKAALIPQDPLTALNPSRKIGPQIIDRLVDILGWKRPEAEARALELLDEVHIQDPGRVMKSYPHELSGGMRQRILIASAFAAEPKLIIADEPTTALDVTVQKQILKLIREMQERHQTALLFVTHDLGVVSKVSQSLTVLYAGKVIEDTSVRAFFEAPAHAYSRALLAATPKYTDPDGSLMPVPESIIAEVEREVAAFDAQLNG
- a CDS encoding ABC transporter permease, yielding MPDARGQIRRLPGLRLWLSGGWLLLLVLAAIFAPMISPHDPLEQDLFAARLPPFWEQGADPAYLLGTDSLGRDLLSRMLYGARLALTVALVAGTLTCLVGATLGLIAGYYRGWADLVISRLVDIWMAFPPVLFAILLIAVLGTGLTSIIIAIVVIDWTRFSRVVRAEAMSQGAMDYVASAQVAGRTRLGIALAEILPNVLPTIVALLTLEMGIAVIVEAILSFVNLSISTDQPTWGGMIAEGRTSIYQAWWVLVFPLFALFLTVLSFSQLGEGLKDYFDPVLR
- a CDS encoding ABC transporter permease, which produces MPFVRALLTRFATTLVTLLGAAIIVFVVIRIVPGNPIAMMLPPGATEADIDRLKTLYGLDKSIPEQFWIWLVNVLQGDFGTSITSRQPVFDLVTGRLPATLELSLMALLIAIALGGAAALTATLYRGTKVEGGIDVAGGVALSLPDFLWGLALILVLGVVWPIFHISGRVSPSLGFDFQSNFYLLEALVRLRFDVVIDLLGHMLLPALALAIPLAAIILQLLKQSLKECMHDDYITLARTKGYSETSIITRDALPNAILPTLTLIGVQFTFLIGGTVIIERLFSYEGLGNMAIDAVINRDLPLIQGIVLVFALLFTLVNLLVDMTYAALNPRLRHA